One Enterobacter asburiae genomic window, CTTCTTCGTTCCCTTATTCTTTGTGCTGGTGAAACGTCTGTTCTCCGGTAAGCACGCAAACCGGAGGTCATAATGTTTCGTGTATCTATTTTAGCGTTAGCTCTGCTGAGCGCAGGCTGTGTGTCGTTAGACCCAACGTATCAACGCCCGGACGCCCCCGTCCCGGCAACCTTGCCCGGCGCGCACGGCGAAGCCACCGCCGTGGTGAGCCAGTGGCAGCAGGTGATGAACGACGCACGGCTGAAAAGCGTGGTGACGATGGCGCTGAACAGCAACCGCGACGTGCAAAAAGCGATTGCGGATATTGATGCCGCCCGCGCCCAGTACGGTGAAACGCGCTCGTCCCTGTTCCCGACGGTGGACGCCGAGCTGAGCCATACACGCAGCCGCACGCTGGCAAGCGGCGTCTCGACAAGCGACGAAGCCAACGGCGCGGTCTCCAGCTTCGAGCTGGATCTGTTTGGCCGCAACCAGAGCCTCTCCCGCGCCGCGCGTGAAACCTGGCTTGCCAGCGAGTTCACCGCACAGAACACGCGCCTGACGATGGTTAGCGAGCTGACCACGGCCTGGGTGACGCTGGCGGCGGATAACAGCAACCTGGCGCTGGCGGAATCCACGATGGAGAGCGCCGCGAACTCGCTGAAGATTGTGAAGCGCCAGCAGGAAGTGGGCGTGGCGGCGGCGACGGACGTTAGCTCGGCAATGGCGGTATACCAGCAGGCGCGCGCCAGCGTGGCGAGCTATCAGACGCTGGTGATGCAGGACAAAAACGCCCTCAATCTGCTGGCGGGCGAAACGGTGCCGGAGAACCTGCTGCCCGGCACGCTGGAGAGCCTGAGCGACAACGCCATCACGCTGATCCCGGCGGGCGTCAACTCCAGCGCGCTGCTGCGCCGTCCGGACATTCAGGAGGCGGAGCATAACCTGCTGAGCGCCAACGCCAACATCGGCGCGGCGCGCGCCAACTTCTTCCCGACCATTTCGCTGACCGCCAGCGCGGGCATCGGCAGCGACTCGCTCTCCTCCCTGTTCAGCCACGGGATGAAGGTCTGGTCGTTCGCGCCGTCCATCACCCTGCCGCTGTTCAGCGGCGGGAACAACCTGGCACAGCTGCGCTACGCGGAAGCGGAGAAGAAGGGACTGATCGCCACCTACGAGAAAGCCATCCAGAGCGCGTTCAAGGACGTGGCCGACGCGCTGGCGCGTCGTGAAACCCTGAGCGAGCAGCTCGACGCCCAGCGCGAATACGTGGCGGCGGA contains:
- a CDS encoding efflux transporter outer membrane subunit, with product MFRVSILALALLSAGCVSLDPTYQRPDAPVPATLPGAHGEATAVVSQWQQVMNDARLKSVVTMALNSNRDVQKAIADIDAARAQYGETRSSLFPTVDAELSHTRSRTLASGVSTSDEANGAVSSFELDLFGRNQSLSRAARETWLASEFTAQNTRLTMVSELTTAWVTLAADNSNLALAESTMESAANSLKIVKRQQEVGVAAATDVSSAMAVYQQARASVASYQTLVMQDKNALNLLAGETVPENLLPGTLESLSDNAITLIPAGVNSSALLRRPDIQEAEHNLLSANANIGAARANFFPTISLTASAGIGSDSLSSLFSHGMKVWSFAPSITLPLFSGGNNLAQLRYAEAEKKGLIATYEKAIQSAFKDVADALARRETLSEQLDAQREYVAAEQKTLDVATRSYKAGAGDYLTVLTAQRSLWSAQESLIALQQTDLENRITLWQSLGGGIQ